From one Methylomonas paludis genomic stretch:
- the recJ gene encoding single-stranded-DNA-specific exonuclease RecJ, with protein sequence MYLQGVKKQIVQRSVPGGKALLGDMDPVLQAIFRSRGVLTAAELDIALSHLPSPWLLSGMREMVELLVSAIKQQKAISIVADFDADGATSCALAIKGLSLLGAKPPQFVVPNRFEYGYGLTPEIVELVKQQNPDIIITVDNGISSLDGVKAAKAAGIQVLITDHHLPGPELPAADAIVNPNLDGDKFPSRNIAGVGVMFYVLMALRIRLRELQWFEKNRVAEPNLGQLLDYVALGTVADVVALDHVNRILVHQGLLRIRAGKCHTGIKMLTEIAGRNLANLYAADLGFALAPRLNAAGRMNDMSLGIQCLLSDDETVARHIAQQLDGLNQDRKEVEGQMKTEAMLLLAEMKQLDEKHALPGVCLYDASWHQGVIGILASRIKDRLHRPVIVFAPADNGDIKGSARSINGVHIRDVLSEIAAGHPQLLSKFGGHAMAAGLTIKMHDYPHFAILFAETVAAHLEQVELEQKICSDGELDEQHLSLAFAEQIQQAAIWGQAFPEPLFNGVFDVIQCRIVGRQHLKFVLRLPFNGLLLDAIAFFADQPESWLDSRKITAVYKLDINIYRGQRSLQLQLQYLEKWSR encoded by the coding sequence ATGTATCTGCAAGGCGTAAAAAAACAGATAGTCCAGCGTAGCGTACCCGGCGGTAAAGCCCTACTCGGCGATATGGATCCGGTATTACAAGCCATTTTCCGCAGCCGCGGAGTCCTGACTGCCGCCGAACTGGACATCGCCTTAAGCCATTTGCCGTCGCCGTGGCTGTTAAGCGGGATGCGCGAAATGGTGGAACTGCTGGTCAGTGCCATAAAACAGCAAAAAGCCATCAGCATTGTCGCCGATTTTGATGCCGATGGCGCCACCAGTTGCGCGCTGGCCATCAAAGGCCTCAGCCTGCTTGGGGCAAAGCCGCCGCAGTTTGTAGTACCTAACCGGTTTGAATATGGTTACGGCCTGACTCCGGAAATTGTCGAGCTGGTCAAACAGCAAAACCCGGATATCATCATTACCGTCGATAACGGCATTTCCAGTCTGGACGGTGTTAAAGCCGCCAAAGCCGCCGGTATCCAGGTATTAATCACCGATCATCATTTGCCCGGCCCGGAATTGCCGGCAGCGGATGCCATTGTTAATCCCAATCTGGACGGTGATAAATTTCCCAGCCGCAATATCGCCGGGGTGGGGGTGATGTTTTATGTACTGATGGCCTTAAGAATCCGCCTGCGCGAATTGCAATGGTTTGAAAAAAACCGTGTTGCTGAACCCAATCTCGGCCAATTGCTGGATTATGTGGCCCTGGGTACGGTTGCCGATGTAGTGGCGCTGGATCATGTTAATCGGATACTGGTGCATCAGGGTTTGTTGAGAATCCGGGCCGGCAAATGCCATACCGGCATCAAAATGTTGACCGAAATTGCCGGCCGCAATTTAGCCAATCTGTATGCCGCCGATCTGGGCTTTGCCCTGGCACCGCGTTTGAACGCAGCCGGGCGCATGAATGATATGAGTTTAGGCATTCAATGCCTGCTTAGCGATGACGAAACAGTGGCCCGCCATATCGCCCAACAGCTGGATGGCCTGAATCAGGATAGAAAGGAAGTCGAAGGCCAGATGAAAACCGAAGCCATGCTGCTGCTGGCCGAAATGAAACAACTGGACGAGAAACATGCTCTGCCCGGGGTTTGCCTGTACGATGCCAGCTGGCATCAGGGCGTGATCGGTATTCTGGCCTCACGCATCAAAGACCGGCTGCATCGGCCGGTGATCGTGTTTGCGCCGGCTGATAACGGTGACATCAAAGGCTCGGCCCGCTCTATCAACGGCGTGCATATCCGTGATGTATTAAGCGAAATCGCCGCCGGTCATCCGCAATTGCTCAGCAAATTCGGTGGTCATGCCATGGCCGCCGGCTTAACCATTAAAATGCATGATTATCCGCATTTTGCCATCCTGTTTGCCGAAACCGTTGCCGCCCATCTGGAACAAGTGGAACTGGAGCAAAAAATCTGCTCGGACGGCGAGCTGGATGAACAGCATCTGAGTCTGGCGTTTGCCGAGCAAATCCAGCAAGCTGCCATTTGGGGTCAGGCCTTTCCGGAGCCATTGTTTAACGGCGTATTTGATGTGATTCAATGCCGTATCGTCGGTCGCCAGCATCTTAAATTTGTGCTGCGTTTACCGTTTAACGGGCTATTACTGGATGCTATTGCTTTTTTTGCCGATCAGCCGGAAAGCTGGCTGGACAGCCGGAAAATAACCGCCGTTTATAAACTTGATATCAATATTTACCGAGGCCAACGCAGCTTGCAATTACAGCTGCAATATCTGGAAAAATGGAGCCGCTAA
- the dapA gene encoding 4-hydroxy-tetrahydrodipicolinate synthase, whose product MIQGSIVALVTPMTEAGAVDDDSLIRLVEFHIDQGTDALVAVGTTGESATLAEEEHCHVIKLVVDTVAGRIPVIAGTGANCTREAIHLTGKAKALGADASLLVTPYYNKPTQEGLFLHYQAIAQAVDIPIILYNVPGRTACDMLPETVGRLAKIPNIIGVKEATGKLERIRQIRHLSGDDFAIYTGDDASSLEFCLLGGNGSITVTGNVAPKLLHDMLSAALQGDRQTAAVLDAKLSALHQQLFIQSNPIPVKWAVAEMGLIGTGIRLPLTWLTPDCYEPVRKAMRQAGVLTS is encoded by the coding sequence ATGATTCAAGGCAGTATCGTTGCGCTGGTAACTCCTATGACCGAAGCTGGTGCGGTCGATGATGACAGTCTGATCAGACTGGTTGAGTTTCATATCGATCAAGGCACTGATGCCCTGGTTGCAGTCGGCACCACAGGTGAATCAGCTACTCTGGCGGAAGAAGAACATTGCCATGTCATCAAACTGGTGGTGGATACCGTAGCCGGGCGGATTCCGGTTATTGCCGGTACCGGCGCCAATTGCACCCGCGAAGCCATACACCTTACCGGCAAAGCCAAAGCCCTGGGCGCGGATGCCAGTCTGCTGGTTACCCCTTATTACAATAAACCCACTCAGGAAGGCTTGTTTCTGCACTATCAAGCCATTGCTCAGGCGGTTGATATTCCTATTATTCTTTATAATGTGCCGGGCCGCACCGCCTGCGATATGCTGCCGGAAACAGTAGGCCGGCTGGCAAAAATTCCTAATATTATCGGTGTCAAAGAAGCCACCGGCAAACTGGAGCGGATTCGGCAAATCCGTCATTTAAGCGGTGATGATTTTGCCATTTATACCGGGGATGATGCCAGCAGTCTGGAGTTTTGCCTGTTGGGCGGTAACGGTAGTATTACTGTCACCGGTAATGTCGCGCCTAAACTGCTGCACGACATGCTCAGTGCCGCGCTGCAAGGCGACCGCCAGACCGCTGCCGTTCTGGATGCCAAGCTCAGCGCTTTACACCAGCAACTGTTTATTCAGTCCAACCCCATCCCGGTAAAATGGGCTGTGGCAGAAATGGGCTTAATCGGCACAGGTATCCGTTTACCGCTGACCTGGCTGACGCCCGACTGCTACGAACCGGTGCGCAAGGCCATGCGTCAGGCAGGCGTATTAACATCATGA
- a CDS encoding type II toxin-antitoxin system HicB family antitoxin — protein MKNKDIVARCYLKKNGDIWVGICIDFCLATQGESMEEAKKKLEEQIFFYVEEALEDKTYGNQLLNRKAPLSSFLAYYFIRIINAIKLTHFVCKNTATAFSEAMPLRLA, from the coding sequence ATGAAAAATAAAGATATTGTAGCTAGATGTTATTTAAAAAAAAATGGTGATATTTGGGTCGGTATCTGTATAGACTTTTGTTTGGCGACTCAAGGCGAATCAATGGAGGAAGCCAAAAAAAAGCTTGAAGAACAGATTTTTTTCTATGTTGAAGAAGCGCTCGAAGATAAAACCTATGGAAATCAACTTCTCAATAGAAAAGCCCCTTTGTCAAGCTTCTTAGCCTATTATTTCATTAGGATAATAAACGCTATAAAATTAACGCATTTTGTTTGTAAAAATACTGCTACTGCATTTAGCGAGGCTATGCCCCTAAGGCTCGCATGA
- the thrC gene encoding threonine synthase produces MATHTRYTGLIAHYRDRLPVSDSTRLISLGEGNTPLIQLQNIPRVIGKQVDIYVKYEGLNPTGSFKDRGMTMAVTKAVEAGSQAIICASTGNTSAAAAAYAVRAGIKAFVLIPEGKIALGKLAQTLMYGAQIIQINGNFDAGMALVKQVADHAPVTIVNSINPFRLEGQKTAAFEIVDELGTAPDYHCLPVGNAGNITAYWKGYSEYATDSATHKAVTNKRPVMCGYQASGAAPFVRGGMVDNPETIATAIRIGHPQSWDLAWNVQKESGGWFDALTDAEILHAQKLLSVHEGVFCEPASAASLAGLLKDLNSGKIPEGSSIVCTLTGNGLKDPDTAISQCRDSQPVTIDASLDAVKKAILDAM; encoded by the coding sequence ATGGCAACTCATACACGTTATACCGGATTAATTGCACATTACCGCGACCGGCTGCCGGTATCGGACAGCACCCGCTTGATCAGCCTGGGTGAAGGCAACACGCCTTTGATACAACTGCAAAATATTCCCCGGGTGATCGGTAAGCAAGTCGATATTTACGTTAAATACGAAGGTCTGAATCCTACCGGTTCTTTTAAAGATCGCGGCATGACTATGGCTGTCACCAAAGCCGTGGAAGCCGGCAGTCAGGCCATTATCTGCGCCTCTACCGGTAATACGTCTGCCGCTGCTGCTGCTTATGCGGTCAGAGCCGGTATTAAAGCTTTTGTGTTAATCCCGGAAGGCAAAATCGCCCTGGGCAAATTGGCGCAAACCCTGATGTACGGTGCGCAAATCATTCAAATCAACGGCAATTTCGATGCCGGCATGGCTTTGGTGAAACAGGTGGCCGATCATGCCCCAGTGACCATTGTTAATTCCATCAATCCATTTCGTCTGGAAGGCCAAAAAACCGCCGCGTTTGAGATTGTCGATGAATTAGGCACGGCGCCGGACTACCACTGTCTGCCGGTTGGCAACGCCGGTAATATCACCGCGTACTGGAAAGGCTATAGCGAATACGCCACCGATAGCGCCACTCATAAAGCGGTTACCAACAAACGCCCGGTCATGTGCGGTTATCAGGCCAGCGGCGCGGCACCGTTTGTGCGCGGCGGCATGGTGGATAATCCGGAAACCATTGCCACTGCCATCCGTATCGGCCATCCGCAATCCTGGGATCTGGCCTGGAACGTGCAAAAAGAATCCGGCGGCTGGTTTGATGCTCTGACCGATGCAGAAATTCTGCATGCCCAAAAATTATTATCGGTACACGAAGGGGTTTTCTGTGAACCGGCTTCTGCAGCTTCACTGGCCGGTCTGTTAAAAGATTTAAATAGCGGTAAAATTCCGGAAGGCAGCAGCATCGTCTGCACCCTGACCGGTAACGGCTTAAAAGACCCGGATACCGCCATCAGCCAATGCCGGGACAGCCAGCCGGTCACCATAGACGCCAGTCTGGATGCCGTGAAAAAAGCCATACTCGATGCCATGTAA
- a CDS encoding phosphatase PAP2 family protein has product MKFSQWPRSAKELLILVLLMLGTTAVFWLTDLDIDTAARFYHPEDKVNAWPSRHWWLWEIFFDGASPVIVSAAVLAVLVVVVSYFQPKLQRWRRQCVYVLLVIAIGPGLVVNLVFKDHWGRPRPTHIHEFGGEYQYIPPLQLGHTPDKSFVCGHCSVGYSVIVLYFLAQHYKLLYLGITLFLAGMMGYSRMAAGGHFFSDVLWSGYLVFLVAYLLYYGWYCRGETRRDEIE; this is encoded by the coding sequence ATGAAATTTTCACAATGGCCCAGAAGCGCCAAGGAATTATTGATTTTAGTGCTGCTGATGCTGGGTACAACCGCCGTATTTTGGTTGACTGATCTGGATATCGATACCGCGGCCAGATTTTATCATCCCGAAGATAAGGTCAACGCCTGGCCATCCCGGCACTGGTGGTTATGGGAAATATTTTTCGACGGCGCATCGCCGGTCATTGTCTCAGCCGCTGTGCTGGCCGTACTGGTGGTGGTGGTGAGTTATTTTCAGCCCAAATTGCAGCGCTGGCGCAGGCAATGCGTGTATGTCCTGCTGGTTATTGCCATAGGGCCTGGTCTGGTGGTCAATCTGGTATTCAAAGACCATTGGGGCCGGCCCAGGCCTACCCACATCCATGAATTTGGTGGTGAATACCAATACATCCCGCCGTTGCAACTGGGCCATACCCCGGACAAATCCTTCGTCTGCGGCCATTGCTCGGTCGGTTACAGCGTCATCGTCCTGTACTTTTTGGCCCAGCATTACAAACTGCTCTATCTGGGCATCACCTTGTTTCTGGCCGGCATGATGGGCTACAGCCGCATGGCCGCCGGCGGCCACTTCTTCTCCGATGTGCTCTGGTCCGGTTATCTGGTGTTTCTGGTGGCTTATCTGCTTTATTATGGCTGGTATTGCCGGGGCGAGACTAGGCGGGATGAAATCGAGTAG
- a CDS encoding ArnT family glycosyltransferase: MLEKLLRWLNENIVLVLSGLMLLRIGFLFGNGLGLIGDESYYWDWSRQPDWCYYSKPPMVAWLIGLSTWLFGDNTVAVRLPAVVLGTVFLAYFQALAQACYGKRAAAFALLLMLATPDNVVANLVMTIDPPLYCFWIISLYYLHKALFQRQTRAWLWAGCAAGLALLSKQVAIALPIMLLLFIGLDRQRYHYLKREFWLYLAPIILALLPILIWNHLHDWIMFAHSKSHFTGKPAGAGTSIWKYTRDFFVYQILLISPLIFGLVIAVSLKNLTAYRHLAAQEQFLTLMGPVLLLGVLVLSFIQKVQGNWPMPFYFSALILLAGYWQQGHRQKLFHYALLSAYLMVAATYLLPGILAAFDLQNTKLDPTKRFKYWPQLAENVQQARLAVPGLEQRFMVVVGHRNLASELAFYLPDHPKMYRYGNDGAMSQYDLWPGPQQFNGANGMILSYGLKQVPEPVNTAFGHVRFIAEIANPKNPQMPYYLFWGENLQHWPVAAGGKANQEE; this comes from the coding sequence ATGCTTGAAAAACTGCTGCGTTGGCTGAATGAAAATATCGTCTTGGTATTAAGCGGCCTGATGCTGTTGCGGATTGGTTTTCTGTTTGGTAACGGCTTGGGCTTGATTGGTGATGAAAGCTATTACTGGGATTGGTCCCGGCAGCCGGACTGGTGTTATTACAGTAAACCGCCGATGGTGGCCTGGCTGATCGGCCTGTCCACCTGGCTGTTTGGCGACAATACCGTAGCCGTGCGCTTGCCGGCAGTGGTACTGGGTACGGTATTCCTGGCTTATTTTCAGGCGCTTGCCCAGGCCTGTTACGGCAAACGGGCCGCCGCATTCGCGCTGTTGCTAATGCTGGCCACCCCGGATAATGTGGTCGCCAATCTGGTGATGACCATCGATCCGCCGCTGTACTGTTTCTGGATAATCAGCCTGTATTATTTGCATAAAGCCCTGTTTCAGCGCCAAACCAGAGCCTGGCTGTGGGCGGGCTGCGCCGCCGGTTTGGCCTTGCTGAGTAAACAGGTTGCCATCGCCTTGCCGATCATGCTGTTGCTGTTTATTGGCCTGGATCGGCAGCGTTACCACTATTTAAAGCGTGAATTCTGGCTGTATCTGGCCCCCATTATTCTAGCCCTGTTGCCTATCCTGATCTGGAACCACCTGCATGACTGGATCATGTTTGCCCACAGCAAAAGCCATTTTACCGGGAAGCCGGCCGGGGCCGGCACCAGCATCTGGAAATATACCAGAGACTTTTTTGTTTACCAGATACTGCTAATCTCCCCATTGATATTTGGGCTGGTTATCGCCGTCAGTTTAAAAAACCTGACAGCCTATCGGCATCTGGCCGCCCAGGAACAGTTTTTAACGCTAATGGGGCCGGTACTGTTATTGGGGGTATTGGTATTAAGCTTTATCCAAAAAGTCCAGGGTAATTGGCCCATGCCGTTTTACTTTTCGGCTTTGATTTTACTGGCCGGATACTGGCAGCAAGGCCATCGGCAAAAACTGTTTCATTACGCCTTGCTCAGTGCCTATCTGATGGTGGCTGCCACCTACTTATTGCCGGGGATATTGGCGGCATTTGATTTGCAAAACACCAAACTAGACCCCACTAAACGCTTTAAATACTGGCCGCAACTGGCCGAAAATGTCCAACAGGCCAGATTAGCGGTGCCGGGTTTGGAGCAGCGTTTTATGGTTGTGGTTGGCCACCGTAATCTGGCCAGTGAGCTGGCTTTTTATTTGCCGGATCATCCTAAAATGTATCGTTACGGTAATGACGGCGCCATGTCCCAATACGACCTCTGGCCTGGCCCGCAGCAATTTAATGGTGCCAACGGCATGATTTTAAGTTATGGCCTTAAGCAAGTGCCGGAACCGGTCAATACCGCCTTTGGCCATGTCCGCTTTATTGCCGAAATCGCCAATCCTAAAAACCCGCAGATGCCATACTATCTGTTTTGGGGCGAAAACCTGCAACACTGGCCTGTGGCAGCCGGCGGCAAAGCAAATCAAGAGGAATAA
- a CDS encoding type II toxin-antitoxin system HicA family toxin — translation MSGENPPLTCKEIKAIISYLGFKPASQRGSHEQWVLIKGNSKLKVTVDCPKSPFSHDLIKSMAKQAGSSQKEFYRILKLL, via the coding sequence ATGAGCGGAGAGAATCCACCGCTAACATGTAAAGAAATAAAGGCAATCATTAGCTATCTAGGGTTTAAACCAGCATCTCAAAGAGGATCGCATGAGCAATGGGTTCTTATTAAAGGAAATTCAAAGCTTAAGGTAACAGTTGATTGTCCTAAATCCCCATTTTCTCATGACCTAATAAAGAGTATGGCTAAGCAGGCTGGATCAAGTCAGAAAGAGTTTTATAGGATATTAAAGCTTCTTTAA
- the alaC gene encoding alanine transaminase, translating to MEEFHRISRLPPYVFNIVNELKAKARAAGEDIIDFGMGNPDQPTPPHIVQKMVEVAERGDTHRYSVSKGIPRLRKAICTWYKNRFDVDLDFNTEAIVTIGSKEGLSHLALATLGPGDVVLVPNPAYPIHPYGVVIAGADLRHVPLTPGTDFFEELRKAIAECWPKPKMLILNFPGNPTCQCVELDFFEKVVAICKQHNIWIVHDIAYADIVFEGYVAPSILQVPGAKDIAVEFFSLSKSYNMPGWRVGFMCGNPTLVSALTRIKSYMDYGTFTPIQVAAITALEGPQDCVKEICEMYRVRRDVLCDGLNAMGWTVEKPKATMFVWAPIPEAYRHMGSIEFAKKLIIDAKVAVSPGIGFGQHGDDHIRFSLIENEHRTRQALRSIRNMLKKDNVV from the coding sequence ATGGAAGAATTTCACCGTATCAGCCGCCTCCCGCCTTATGTTTTCAATATAGTCAACGAACTAAAAGCCAAAGCCCGGGCGGCGGGAGAGGATATTATCGACTTTGGTATGGGCAATCCCGACCAACCTACGCCACCGCATATCGTCCAAAAAATGGTTGAAGTGGCGGAGCGTGGCGATACCCACCGTTATTCGGTATCCAAAGGTATTCCGCGCCTGCGTAAAGCTATTTGCACCTGGTATAAAAATCGTTTTGATGTGGATCTGGATTTTAATACCGAAGCCATTGTCACCATCGGTTCCAAAGAAGGCTTGTCGCATCTGGCGCTGGCGACTTTGGGCCCCGGCGATGTGGTGTTGGTGCCCAATCCTGCCTATCCCATCCACCCTTATGGGGTGGTGATAGCCGGTGCTGATTTACGTCATGTGCCGCTGACCCCAGGTACCGATTTTTTTGAAGAATTGCGCAAAGCCATCGCCGAATGCTGGCCCAAGCCGAAAATGCTGATTCTTAATTTCCCCGGTAATCCCACCTGCCAATGTGTGGAGCTGGATTTTTTTGAAAAAGTGGTGGCGATTTGTAAACAGCATAATATCTGGATCGTGCATGATATTGCTTATGCCGACATCGTGTTTGAAGGTTATGTGGCGCCGTCTATCCTGCAGGTGCCGGGTGCCAAAGATATTGCAGTAGAATTTTTCTCGCTGTCAAAAAGCTATAATATGCCTGGCTGGCGGGTGGGGTTCATGTGTGGCAACCCGACCCTGGTTTCGGCTTTGACCCGCATCAAATCCTATATGGATTACGGTACCTTTACCCCAATTCAGGTGGCAGCGATTACCGCACTGGAAGGGCCGCAGGATTGCGTCAAAGAAATCTGCGAAATGTACCGGGTGCGGCGCGATGTATTGTGCGATGGCCTGAATGCCATGGGCTGGACAGTGGAAAAACCCAAAGCCACCATGTTTGTCTGGGCGCCGATCCCGGAAGCCTACCGACACATGGGTTCCATTGAATTTGCTAAAAAACTGATTATCGATGCCAAAGTGGCCGTATCGCCTGGAATAGGCTTTGGCCAGCATGGTGACGATCATATTCGCTTCAGTCTGATCGAAAACGAGCATCGTACTCGTCAGGCTTTACGCAGCATTCGTAATATGCTGAAAAAGGACAACGTTGTATAA
- a CDS encoding PIN domain-containing protein, translating to MFDTNIILDVLLNRTPYADTAIDLFSAAEDKIIQGYLCATTITTIDYLITRVNDKHFSKKALISLLKIFKIAEVNQNIVQQAIQSNFSDFEDAVLYYSGYYTGIQGIVTRNVKDFKTSELIIFSPIELLDIIQKP from the coding sequence ATGTTTGATACCAACATTATCCTTGATGTATTATTAAATCGTACGCCTTATGCCGATACAGCAATTGATTTATTCAGTGCAGCCGAAGATAAAATTATTCAAGGTTATTTATGTGCAACCACTATAACAACAATAGACTATTTGATTACTCGAGTAAATGACAAACACTTTTCAAAAAAAGCGCTTATATCATTGCTAAAAATATTTAAAATTGCAGAAGTTAATCAAAATATAGTGCAACAAGCGATACAATCAAACTTTTCTGATTTTGAAGATGCTGTTTTATATTATTCTGGCTACTACACGGGCATTCAAGGCATTGTAACTCGCAATGTTAAAGACTTTAAAACCTCGGAATTAATAATTTTTAGCCCCATCGAGCTATTGGATATTATTCAAAAACCTTAA
- a CDS encoding IS4 family transposase, with the protein MDLNDGLRAILKDHVSWSKRRLDCFIGLLLALIQSRHMNLTQLAVNFGGQATLKSRYRRLQRFFQTVVFDYDAVAHLIMQLFDFKGQSYYLTLDRTNWKWGKANLNILTLAIAYKGMAVPVYWLVLNKQGNSNQRERIALLQRFIRQFGRHGIQGVLADREFIGDQWWQWLTDHTIPYLIRMKDNQLLTNRRHAGKPVQALFRDLKAGEQRVLRKRQRIGDQWVWLNALKLETNELLVLASNQRLAQAIQVYGQRWQIENLFQCLKGRGFHLEETRLTRYYRIKKVMALQAIAFCWAHKVGEWKHRAVKPLTIKQHGRPECSLFRYGLDELNNFLLKTVKSADEMLRFWILFLCPPTMIDYDRSRSGKITLRI; encoded by the coding sequence ATGGACTTAAACGATGGGCTTAGAGCGATTTTAAAAGACCATGTGTCTTGGAGCAAGCGCCGTTTAGATTGTTTTATCGGTCTGTTACTGGCGTTAATCCAATCCAGGCACATGAATTTAACGCAATTAGCGGTGAATTTTGGTGGACAGGCGACCTTAAAGTCCCGGTACAGGCGGCTTCAGCGTTTTTTTCAAACCGTTGTTTTTGATTATGACGCCGTGGCGCATCTGATCATGCAGTTGTTTGATTTTAAGGGCCAGTCGTATTATTTGACTCTGGATCGCACTAACTGGAAATGGGGAAAGGCCAATCTGAATATCCTCACCCTGGCGATTGCTTATAAAGGCATGGCGGTGCCGGTGTACTGGTTGGTGTTGAATAAGCAGGGTAACTCCAATCAGCGTGAACGAATCGCCTTATTGCAACGCTTCATCCGGCAGTTTGGTCGGCATGGCATTCAAGGCGTATTGGCTGACCGGGAGTTTATTGGCGATCAGTGGTGGCAATGGTTAACAGACCATACCATTCCGTATTTGATTCGGATGAAAGACAATCAGTTACTGACCAATCGCCGCCACGCCGGAAAGCCCGTTCAAGCCCTATTCCGGGATTTAAAGGCGGGCGAGCAGCGCGTACTGAGGAAAAGACAGCGCATTGGCGATCAGTGGGTTTGGTTGAACGCCTTAAAATTAGAGACCAACGAGCTATTAGTGTTGGCCAGTAACCAGCGCTTGGCTCAGGCGATTCAAGTTTACGGCCAGCGCTGGCAAATTGAAAACCTGTTCCAATGCTTGAAAGGGCGCGGCTTCCATTTAGAAGAGACCCGGCTGACCCGGTATTATCGGATTAAGAAAGTCATGGCGCTCCAAGCCATTGCTTTTTGCTGGGCCCATAAAGTCGGGGAATGGAAACATCGAGCCGTTAAGCCGTTAACCATCAAACAACACGGTCGCCCGGAATGTAGCTTGTTTCGTTATGGGCTAGACGAGCTGAATAACTTTTTGTTGAAAACGGTTAAATCGGCTGATGAGATGCTTCGATTCTGGATTTTGTTTTTATGTCCGCCGACTATGATCGATTATGACCGAAGTCGGTCTGGGAAAATAACCCTCAGAATTTAA
- a CDS encoding homoserine dehydrogenase, with protein MKPVKVGVLGLGTVGGGTLNVLQRNAEEIARRAGREIVVSRASARDLSRARICSTEGIALTTDPFEIVNDPDIDVVVELIGGYDLAKRLVLLAIANGKHVVTANKALIALHGNEIFAEASKNGVMVLFEAAVAGGIPIIKAIREGLSGNRIKWLAGIINGTSNFILSEMRDKGRDFADVLTEAQALGYAEADPTFDVEGIDAGHKLTILASIAFGIPLQFDKVFTEGITQITRADVEYAEALGYRIKLLGIARNTDAGIELRVHPTLIPKRRLIANVDGVMNAVLVCGDAVGPTLYYGAGAGAEPTASAVVADLVDVVRAMTSDPENRVPHLAFQANAISDIPVLSADSFKTAYYLRLTAEDRPGVLADVTRILAAHNISIEALIQKEPRSGESSVPVIMLTQLTLEKEMNAAIAEIEALPTVSGKINRIRLETLG; from the coding sequence TTGAAGCCGGTAAAAGTGGGAGTGTTAGGGTTGGGAACCGTCGGTGGCGGTACCCTGAATGTGTTACAACGTAACGCTGAGGAAATCGCGCGTCGTGCCGGTCGCGAAATCGTGGTCAGCCGTGCCTCGGCGCGGGATCTGAGCCGGGCCAGAATATGCAGTACCGAAGGCATCGCCCTGACTACCGATCCGTTCGAGATCGTCAACGACCCGGATATCGATGTGGTGGTGGAATTGATCGGTGGTTACGATCTGGCCAAGCGCCTGGTCTTGCTGGCCATTGCCAACGGCAAACATGTGGTCACTGCCAATAAAGCCCTGATTGCCCTGCACGGCAACGAAATTTTTGCCGAAGCCAGTAAAAATGGTGTGATGGTGTTGTTTGAAGCGGCGGTAGCCGGTGGCATCCCCATTATCAAAGCCATCCGCGAAGGCTTGAGCGGCAACCGCATCAAATGGCTGGCCGGCATAATCAACGGTACCAGCAATTTCATCCTCAGCGAAATGCGCGACAAAGGCCGGGATTTTGCCGATGTATTAACCGAAGCCCAAGCCTTGGGTTATGCCGAAGCCGATCCGACTTTTGATGTGGAAGGCATTGATGCCGGCCATAAGCTCACCATTCTGGCTTCTATTGCTTTTGGTATCCCTTTGCAATTTGACAAGGTGTTTACCGAAGGTATTACCCAAATCACCCGTGCCGATGTTGAATATGCCGAAGCGCTGGGTTACCGCATCAAATTACTGGGCATTGCCCGTAATACCGATGCCGGTATCGAATTGCGGGTGCATCCCACTTTGATTCCCAAACGCCGCCTGATCGCCAATGTCGATGGGGTGATGAACGCCGTGCTGGTGTGCGGCGATGCCGTTGGCCCCACTTTATATTATGGTGCCGGTGCCGGTGCCGAACCCACGGCCTCTGCTGTGGTGGCCGATTTGGTTGATGTGGTGCGGGCCATGACCAGCGATCCGGAAAACCGGGTGCCGCATCTGGCTTTTCAGGCCAATGCCATCAGCGATATACCGGTATTGAGCGCAGACAGTTTTAAAACCGCCTATTATTTGCGCCTGACCGCAGAAGACCGGCCCGGCGTACTGGCCGATGTCACCCGGATACTGGCCGCCCATAATATCAGCATAGAAGCCTTGATCCAGAAGGAGCCGCGTTCCGGCGAATCTTCGGTGCCGGTGATCATGCTCACGCAACTGACACTTGAAAAAGAAATGAATGCGGCGATTGCAGAAATCGAGGCCCTGCCTACCGTCAGCGGTAAAATCAATCGCATTCGCCTGGAAACTTTAGGATAA